Proteins encoded in a region of the Benincasa hispida cultivar B227 chromosome 2, ASM972705v1, whole genome shotgun sequence genome:
- the LOC120072280 gene encoding transcription factor PRE3-like: MSSRRSRSRQSGSSRITDDQINDLVSKLQQLLPEIRHTQSDKVSAAKVLQETCNYIRNLHREVDDLSERLSELLATSDTAQAAIIRSLLMQ; encoded by the exons ATGTCAAGCAGAAGATCCAGATCTAGGCAATCAGGCAGTTCAAGAATCACTGATGACCAAATTAATGATCTTGTTTCCAAGTTGCAACAACTTCTTCCTGAGATTCGCCACACACAATCCGATAAG GTTTCGGCAGCAAAAGTGTTGCAAGAGACGTGCAACTACATAAGAAACTTGCACAGAGAAGTGGATGATTTAAGTGAGAGACTTTCAGAGTTGTTGGCAACATCTGATACTGCTCAAGCTGCCATTATTAGGAGTTTACTTATGCAATAG
- the LOC120071668 gene encoding vacuolar protein sorting-associated protein 29 produces the protein MVLVLALGDLHIPHRAPDLPEKFKSMLVPGKIQHIICTGNLCIKEVHDYLKTICPDLHITRGEYDEETRYPETKTLTIGQFKLGLCHGHQVIPWGDLDSLAMMQRQLDVDILVTGHTHQFTAYKHEGGVVINPGSATGAYSSITYDVNPSFVLMDIDGLRVVVYVYELIDGEVKVDKIDFKKTTTTAH, from the exons ATGGTGTTGGTATTGGCTTTGGGGGATTTACATATACCACATAGAGCTCCTGACCTTCCCGAGAAGTTCAAGTCTATGCTTGTTCCTGGCAAGATCCAGCATATAATCTGCACCGGAAACCTTTGTATCAAA GAAGTTCACGACTACTTGAAAACTATTTGTCCGGATTTGCACATTACACGAGGTGAATATGATGAAGAGACTCGCTATCCTGAGACAAAAACTCTGACTATTGGACAATTTAAATTGGGACTGTGCCATGGGCATCAG GTTATTCCTTGGGGAGACCTAGACTCGCTTGCCATGATGCAGAGGCAGCTAGATGTAGATATCCTTGTCACTGGTCACACCCATCAATTTACAGCTTACAAACACGAGGGAGGTGTGGTGATTAACCCTGGATCTGCAACAGGTGCATATAGCAGCATCACATATGACGTCAACCCGAGCTTTGTCCTTATGGACATCGATGGCCTTCGTGTTGTGGTCTACGTTTATGAACTGATTGATGGAGAGGTTAAGGTAGACAAAATTGATTTCAAGAAGACAACCACGACAGCTCATTGA